Genomic window (Phragmites australis chromosome 5, lpPhrAust1.1, whole genome shotgun sequence):
TTTGAGATTGAGCTGTTGCTTCTAGTCTTTGTTTCTTCTTACGCTTTTCATAACCAGAATCATACTTCCTATTTCTAGAAGACATGATGAGGATTGAGAAAATAAACGTCTTCCTGTTTTATAAATCAAACAACACTAATGATTTAAACAGTATATGAATTCTAGACTTAGCAAGATaagaaaaagatcaaaagaaaagaagatcgAACCTGCGTGGAACGTGCTGCCCAGCACTAGTTCGTCCATCGGCGTACCGAGTTGGACAGTGGTCGCTGCCGTTCTCGTCTGTGAATCCAagggaatttttttaaaatgcaTTGATGCATACCAATTGCATAGCCAAGATCGAATTTATTTAAACATGCAAAGATGCATACCAATTCTGTGAATCCAAATTAAATAGCAACAACGTGCAGTTGAAGGCCAGGCGCCCAGGCCAACGTTTCTCCAGACTCCAATGCCTCTCGAGCAGCCCATCCAGCTTACCTGAGAGCAATTGAGGAATGAGGATTGGCAGCGTGGAAGTGGCCAAACACAACTCTGGTTATGTACTAGATAGATATGTGAGTTCCTATGTAGCAAGGCACTGTGTGCTCTATAAATTCAGCAGAAGATGAAGGAGGTATAAGTTACGCAGAGATATGTCAAAAATGAACTAATAAACCAGTAATACCGACAGTTCAGTTTGTAATTGTTTGCCGTTTACAGCCAGCAGTACTTTCAGTATTTTCCAAATTCTACAGAAGATTTGAAAACATCCTTTATTCATAGTTTACATGTCCATATGATGGCAATGACTAGATACAACACGCATAATAGATGAAGAAACAAACGTATGCATGTATTTCATATATACTTCAGAATGCAAGCATGTAAAATAGtacttgcaagttgcaaatGAATCATATCcgacataaaaaagaaaaacagtacTTGCAAGTCGAAATCGAATGAATGTGCTGCTCACGTGATCACGTCGGCGACTCGGCAACGCCGCGACGGGACTCGGCACGGCAGGTGCGGGCGTGCGACCCTGTGCGACAGCCCACCTCACCCCTGCTACTCAACGGGCCTGCGCACTTGGCACTTTGTCGGTCTGACAAAACTTTACCCGCCCGGTTGGAATGCGTGGATTTACCTTGGTTCCCGATAGGAGTTATGTGTAATTCTTTTGCTCCAAACAGGCTAGAAATTGGTTCAAACCCTACGAAATTCTTGATTCTCGGCCGATTACAAATATTCATCAACCATTTCAACACTTTCCAACTGAACTATATGCACGTTCTGTATCCATTTCACACAACAAAGCTGTGGGGAATGCGGTGGACGTGAATTTTCCTAGGGGCATGTGGGTTCACAGTACTATCAGGACCGTCCAATTGAAAATGATTTATGGTAAAAGGATGATGCATTTTAAATATAGGGGTTGCGAAAGAAAAGTAGGCTACAGTGTAGGCTATTTTTTAGTCCGGCATCAACCGTCCTGCCCCTCTGCAcatcatttttcaaaaagatTCTGCACCATAGTATTCCATATAACACAATCTAATGTTTCagttgtttcacttcattttttttccgaTCGAGCACAGGATATGAACACGAATAGAATTCAGAATCAAGTTCATGAACACTGTACATGAACTAGAAGAACATATGGACACACATTTGCATTTGTTTACATTGTACATGAACTTGAATCGTGCACAAATTTGCATGAACATCCATGATTCTTGCACGAATTTGCATGAACATCACCAAGAGCTTGAAgatgaacaaaagagaaaatacaCATTATTTGATCTGTACACAAATAGACTTGTACATCACAggaccaaaaagaaaaataaaagggcATGCACATAGGGCCatccttttttttaatcatgAACGCACCTTTGAAAATCTCCCAAATATCATTCAAAATGTCATTCTTGATCTGTACACGTGAAATTGGTGCACCCGTACATAAAAATCAAAACACCACTCAACTCAGTTCGCATGACAAGTACCAGGAGTAGGTTATAGCGTGTTTGGTAGTCTGGATGCGGGCCGGCCTAGCCTTGTGCGCGTATGGACATGATGTTTGGTTGTGTGGATGGCTCGCTCAGCCAGTCTCATTGTGTGCAAAATGGCTTGCTCAGTCTGGCTCCGCGGAAACGAATTTCATTTGCGTTTCCTCCAGACCAGCGGGTGGGAGCTTAGCTAATTATAGTATTAGCATATAATTAATGAGTATTAActtatattagtatattttgAATTGGATTagaatttaatatgataaattaaatactagagtgtatttatgtaaaataaacatcatgttaataattgtttttttatttcaatctcatACACCATATACTTATACGGATAACTGAACCTAATATCTTCTCAGTCAGACTGAGCAAATACAGTCAACCAAACAAATAACACTATATACATATAGTCTGGTTCACTAGATACGAGCCAGGCTAGATCTTGCGGgtaaccaaacaggcccttagtgcGTGGATAGAACTATGAGCCCAGGTGGGTTTGGGTAAATATGGGTGTGTTTGTTTGCTCAAATGTCCTCAGCCTGGTATTATAGATACGTATAATCTCAGGAAAAACCTATTTGATTATCCGTATCTATTGTTTTAGCCTAGTCCGATAGATACAAATATACGATATCATCCTGACCTGAGAGTGAAGCTCGGTTCGAATTTCACTCTGCAGCCTGACTCGACAGATGTATGTTCTATATCCATTCATATAGATAGATTTATTTATCAGTgttataaaatcatcttcatacgaaTAACCAATTATTAAAATCTCAACTCTTCTACTTATGCAATCTCAAATTTAATTAATAACACCAAAACTCAGTTCATGACAAACAACCTACAAAatacttttttaaaataaatatagctATTCTACTTATACCATGCAGCTAATAAAAACCGACGGGCGGGTAACCAAAACACACCCTATTATTCCGGAACGCGGTACAGAATAGAGAAGCGCAGTCAAGGACTGCTCCTGCATCTGCAGCCCCACCGCAGAGGCCGACGGGAACAATTCGGTCCAGCCCTCCGGCTTCCCGCGAAATCTATAGGCGGGGGCGCGAAGCGGGAGTTTGGGGGAAAATTTCGCGGGCCGGGGCGAGCAGAGCCGCCGCCTCGCGGGGAAAGATGGGGaaggagcgggagcgggaggagCAGGTGGCCATGGTGCGCGCGGTGCTCGGCGAGGGCACGCCGGAGATGGATATCATCCGCGCGCTCCACATGGCTGGCGATGACCCCACCAAGGCCATCAACATCCTCCTCGACTTCCTCCAGAAGCCACCGCCATCGCCGtcgccctccccctccccaccgCCTGCCAAACCTGCCAAAACCCTCACCGAGTCAACCCCACCGAGCAGTGTCCCTACGCATCCCAAGCCCACGGCAGAGAAACCTAAGCCCGCGCCTGCGCCCGCGACAACCAACGGCGGCGGTGAGCACTGGTGGTTGGTGGGGAGCGCCGAGATGGCGGGGTTGGCCACCTGCAAGGGCAGACGAATTGCCCCTGGGGACGCGGTCACCTTCTCCTTCCCCAACGCcacggctgccgccgccgcggcgggcaAGAGCCGTCCCGGCCGCCCCGGCCTTGCTTCCTGCTCCTCCGGGATCATGCGCTTCTCCACCCCGAACCACGGGGAGGTACATTACTTATCACTGCTGACCACCCTAATTCTCTGACGCTGCATCGTACCACTGTGCGGTGTAACCATTTGTTGCTGTTTAGGTGGGTCGCATCCCCAATGAGTGGGCACGGTGCCTCCTTCCCCTTCTCAAGGAGAACAAGATAAAAGTCCAGGGCTCGTGCAAATCAGCTCCTGAGGCGCTTAGCATTATGGACGCCGTCCTCTTATCCGTGTGGTATATATGAATTGCAGTTCATACTAACTCCAATTTATGTGCGATTGAGCATTTCTGTTGTACGACCTACACCACCATCTTGAGTTCGGTCTTGTACTTTGCAGTGTATATATCAACAGCTCAATGTTTCACGATCAAAAGCAATCGACGCCCAAAGCCGCTCGGGTTGCTCCTGAGGATTCCACATTTCACCCACTACCTGCACTTTTTAAGTTGATTGGGCTTGCCCCTTTTAAAAAGGTGAGCTGTTTGCTCTTATCGTCTCTTGTTCGTTTTATCATCTAGTGCAAATGCACTGCAAAAGTCACAGGTTAGAAGCTCTTGGTATAGGTGAAATCATCATTGATAATCATGCACTGCAAAAATAAAGGCATAAAGAGACAAAATAAAAGTAATGAGTCCATGCAAATTATGTGCTGCTCTTTTGCCAGAACCAGCATGTCTgatttatttggtttgacaCTAATTCAAACCAGGCCGCATTTACTCCAGAAGATCTTTATTCCAGGAAGCGACCGATTGAAACAAAGGTACTCACTTAATACTCCATACATGACACTGCTATCAACATAATAAATATTGGCTTCATATCTGCTTGAACAGAGCAGTATCGGAGTGCCTGCCACTAAGTtgacatccgagaaattgagaTTATCTTCTGGTGGAAATGAAGATGATCAGGATGAAGAAACTGTTTCAGATTCAGATTTGGATGATCTAATTGGAATCACTGACAGTTCTGCACTGGAGGTAATTCAACAACCTTTGTTAAGAGTTTCAGAGACCAGTTGGTTTTGTATTAACTTCTGTAGTGCTCTGAATTTATTTTGGTAGGAAAGGGCTCCCCCTGATTCTCTGCAGTGCGATCTACGCTCTTATCAAAAGCAGGCCCTTCATTGGATGCTGCAACTTGAGAAAGGAAGTTCTTACCAGGATGCAGCTACAACCCTTCACCCTTGTTGGGAAGCATATAAACTCGAGGACAAGTACGTCTGTTGTATATTGTATGAGCTTTTTCTTATGATCAGGTTTTTTCGAGATGAATGTTAACATATCTCTATTCCTGCATTCATTTTAGGAGGGAACTAGTTTTGTACTTGAATGTGTTTTCAGGCGATGCCACAACTGAGTTCCCTAGTACATTACAACTTGGCAGAGGAGGGGTAAGTATATTCTTAATATTTCACACATTTATCTTTGCCATTTCCTTTTGTATTTATTGTTTCTGGTCGAAATTGGcgattcattttattaactaaCTGGGTAAATTATAAGATTCTGGCAGATGCAATGGGATTGGGGAAGACTATTATGACTattgctcttcttctttctgATTCTGGCAAAGGATGCATCACTACTCACCATACCACTCAGATCTGTGGAGAAGCTAGAGGGTTGGGTGAATTGCCTACTCATTCTCATGATGCTGTGAAGAAGCTTGCTAGCCCTTTCTCTTTTAGTAAGCTTAGAAAACATAAGGCTCCACTTATTGGAGGTGGCAATCTAATCGTCTGCCCAATGACTCTACTTGGTCAGTGGAAGGTAAGTTCTAACAGTGGCACCAGCATGCCAGTCTGTGCTGCGCTATATGTATGCTCATTTAGTGCTTGCAGAAAAGTAGGGGATAGGAAGGTCCAACATATTTGAGATTTGCTTTACCAATTTCATGTCTAAATGTAATGCTACACTAATGTTTTTTAATGCTAGAATTGATATTTCGAATTACAGGCGGAGATTGAAGCTCATACTAAGCCGGGCATTGTGAATATATATGTTCATTATGGACAAAACAGACCAAAAGAAGCAGGTTTTGTCGGTCAGAGTGATATTGTCCTGACTACATATGGTGTCGTGGCATCAGAATTTTCAACTGATGTGAGCTCTTAGATCTTATAGCATGCACCTGTCTTTCAGTTTACTCTTAATATGCTCAAGCATTTGTTCATCTTTTTTATTGGTTGTAAGATAGGCAGATAGAACCAAACCATGTGATTGACTGGTTGTTTGCATACTTGTCCAACTATGGCCCCTTGATTTCGCATCTTTTACTTGGAATATATATAATGCATTGCCTTTTTGCTTGCCCTTTGTCCTCCCCACCATGAGTGTACATTTGTTTCGTCATGTCATGCCTATGCAATCTTTGGTAATGCAAGTGCAGTTTGCTTAAAATTTGGTCCATGCATGAGGGGAGTATAGAAGATAGTCACATGGACCAAAGTGGGCATGCAATGATGGAGAACTTTACTACCTCTTTTGCCATTAATCTTTAGTTTGATTATGCAATCTGATTCTTGACTGAACTTTGGATATGTGCTTGTAGGGTTCAATAGAAAATGGTCCTCTCTACTCTGTAAATTGGTTCAGAGTTGTGCTTGATGAAGCACACATGATAAAGTCTTCTAGAAGTTTGATATCCCTAGCTGCTGCTTCTCTGACAGCTGATCGGCGCTGGTGTCTCACCGGTACACCAATTCAGGTGAGGATCTGTGTAGATCTTGGGGGTCTTTGTTAGAAATCATTGAACCGATCATATTCATCCATAATGCAGGATGATGGATCAgacaaattataagaatgtgcACTTAGTTTTCATGCATGTATTTGCGTGTTAGGTGCTTATGCGTTTAAACTTTATGAGTTTTACTTTACTGGCAGAACAACTTGGAGGATCTGTACAGCCTTTTTCGGTTTTTGAGAGTTGAACCATGGAGGAACTGGGCCTTGTAAGTGTAACATTTGTTTGCTTTCATTGATCCCTCTTGTTCTAATTGGCATACTTGTACAGATCTTGTCAATTTCCCCTACAAAGTAATTGGACTGTTGAAAAATGCATAACTGAGGCTTTTAATATTATTGTCCATTATCTATTCTGTCTGCATCAAAGTCTCCTGTTTGATGAGACTTGGCAAACTTGTTGCGTATCCGAGAGGCTGACTGTTAGTTATAATGATGATGTTACTGCAAAATGCAAACTAccttttttaaaaaggaaaattgTGAACTTGGTTATACAATTGACTATCGCTCTGCCAGTTTTCAATTCTTGGCATTCTATTTTGCACACATCAAGTATGTTAAATCATGATTCTATGGGAGTCATACTATATTCTTCTTATCATGCAATAAATTGAAAGATCACTATGGTCCTCTATACATAACATTTGTTGGTCATATGCTATTTAGGTGGCATAAACTTGTACAAAAACCATACGAAGAAGGTGATGAAAGAGGCTTAAAGCTAGTGCAGTCTATTTTAAAGCCAATAATGTTGAGAAGGACTAAAAATAGCACAGACAAGGAGGGCAGGTATGTCCAAGCTATCAAATTACTCAATAATAGAAATACAATTTAGAAAAAAAGGTTGCTCATTATTAAACAACTTGCACTGTTGCACATCAATTGGTTTTTTTTGCACATGACTTAACTCATGCTTTGTACAGACCGATCGTTACTTTACCCCCTGCGAATATTGAAGTAAAATATTGTGATTTGTCAGAGGCTGAGAAGGATTTCTATGAAGCTCTATTTCGAAAATCTAAGGTAATGTGCTTTCAACTGAAGAAGCATGTACATTCAGAGAGACAAATTAATAGTCCTGTGCTGTTTATAGGTAAAATTTGATCAATTTGTGGAGCAAGGAAGGGTCTTGCACAACTATGcttcaattttggagttacttTTGCGCCTTCGGCAATGCTGTGACCATCCGTTCCTTGTTCTGAGGTTTGTTTGCATGCTGTTAACAGAATAGTAGACTAGTAAGTCACTAGGTTGCCTGAAAAATTGGGTTATAACTTAACCTAAAATTGAACATTGATTTTGTcattgattattttttttatgatgggCTTCATTGTTGCCAGTCGTGGGGATACACAGGAGTTTGCAGACCTAAACAAGCTTGTGAAGCGTTTCCTGCATGGTGGTAATGGTGCCGTTAATGGGGATTCTTCTTGCCTCCCCTCTAGAGCTTACATTGAAGAGGTTGTCCAAGAACTGCAGAAAGGTGAAGGGGAGTGCCCTATTTGCCTAGAAGCCTTTGAGGATGCTGTATTAACTTCCTGTGCCCACCGTTTATGCCGAGAGTGTCTGTTGTCTAGTTGGCGAAGTGCAACAGCAGGTCTTTGTCCTGTCTGTAGGTATTTTAtgtctcacttttcttttgTCTCTCTGATATAATTTGTTTTCCTAGTCATTCTTCTGTATTCTCATGCCCATCAATTTGATCATACTGTTGCAGAAGGTCAATGAGCAAACAAGATCTCATAACTGCTCCAACTGATAGCCGCTTTCAAGTTGATGTCGATAAAAACTGGGTTGAATCTTCCAAGATATCTGCTCTCCTGCTGGAGTTAGAAGCTCTTCGCAGTTCAGGTGCCAAGAGCATCGTGTTTAGCCAGTGGACTGCATTTTTAGATCTCTTGCAAATTCCACTTTTGAGGTAAGTGGTGTTCAGTTACGATGAATCAATATCAAGTTTGCATAGGCCAAAATACCTATTCTTTTCTTCCAAGAACCTCCTGTCCCCTCGGTACTGGACCTACTGGTTTATATCTTTACAATTTTGGCAGGTCCTTTTGCCCCATTGCTGTGATGAACCTGACCTTACCAACTAATCTTTGAGCTTTTGCATGGCAGAAATAACTTCTCATTTGCTAGGCTGGATGGGACGTTGAATCATCACCAGAGAGAGAAAGTAATCAAGGAGTTCTCGGAGAACAAAAGCattttggtattttcttctGTTCCTTGAATCCACTCCTTTCTTGATTAGTGCCGTCATAATTAAAATATCTGATCTATGCAGGTTCTACTTATGTCTCTGAAGGCTGGTGGTGTTGGTATAAACCTTACTGCTGCATCTAATGCATTTGTCATGGTATATTTCCATTAGTCCTTTGTGCAAAGTTTCCCAACAAAACATTTTTGCACTAGAAGGCATacttttgttcagtagtgtgtTATAACATCCTTCATATTGAGTTCCGTTTTTGTTGTTGTCTCTCAGCCTCAATCTTTACTGTTGATACTTGATACTACCGAAATTAACCTTAAAAATGGAAATGATTCCATTgatccattcatttttttttggtttatcaATGCTCGACCTACACAATATATTACAATGTGCTGGGCTGGTGGTAATATCATGCATGCATTGAATCATGTACATGTATTCACTAGACAAACACACCGGACCACGCtggaaaatttactaatataaTATCAAACTAACGGTCCGCTTGATTCCTATATTGAGGTTGCCAAAATGTCTTTTTTGTGCCAAATTCTCCTAGGTTAGGCAATCAAAACCTGTGCCACACTTTAGCAAGCAAAATCTTACCACACTTTGGGTCACTGACGCATGTGATCTGGcatccaaaaaaataaatattgccACAGGTGCTTTGACAAACCAAACAAACGGACACTAACTAGATCAAACTTACCTAACTCAATGTGGTGAAGTGTGGCGATATGTGGCTATGAGCAAAGCAAGCCTTAAATGTGTTTCTTACTTGTCTAACaaatgattttctaaagatatTTGTGATGTACAAAATTCCGATGCGTTCATGTATGTCTCTATCTCTGATCTAACAGCGTAAGCATATATGACTATAATGGCGATTTTGTATTCAATTAGTAGTACAAGCATAAGGTGAAACTTTTGCAGCAGTCCGTTGGTAAAGCTGCCCCCGGGCTTACACCTGCCTATAGTCTGCCTAAACAATGAAATAGTGTTCTGGCAACAAACGCTTGGTGATACCTAGATTTTTTATGCTAAAGTGATACCGTGATTATAGCTTTGTTTACATGTTCTGTGAGCGTCTTGTGAGTACATCATTCATGTTTGCTTCAGGACCCTTGGTGGAATCCTGCTGTCGAAGAACAAGCTGTAATGCGCATCCATCGAATTGGTCAAACAAAGACTGTTTCTATCAAAAGATTCATTGTGAAGGtaccttctctctctttttcaaatCTCATCGTATCCAGAGTCTTGTCATTATAATGCAAAATCTCCTGTTATCATTCTTTTAATTATGATATGATACGACGGTCCAGGGCACTGTTGAAGAACGAATGGAAGCCGTGCAGGCCCGTAAGCAGCGAATGATTTCTGGAGCGTTGACAGATCAAGAAGTCCGCACCGCACGTATAGAAGAACTGAAGATGCTTTTCTCTTGAGACACAAAAGGGTTATCGATAATCTGATGTCATTTCTTGCACATCGCATCCATGGCTACCAAAAGATGGTCAGCGTTCTTTTTCTCAGCAGAAAGAGGAAGGTAAAACGGGGTAAGAATTCCGAGTGTCGTCACCCAAATAGCTTACATCGTCCGGCGTTTAGTTGCTGTTGTACACATGATTTTGTATATATTTCATGAACAGTGATTAAACAAAATGAGAGTCGGCAGAAGAAAAGGTGTATCGTGCCATTTTCTTACGGAACGGTGCCGATTTGtacttaaaaagaaaaaccttaATGCCTTAGTGTTGTTAAGGTTTTTTCCTTGATAATATGTTAATGAGGATAATTGGTTTTTCTTCATGATCTAGGAATCTAACAAGAGACGAGGTATATatgatgtatataggttcggaTCCTTGATTGAAGTAATATCTTATGTCCTGGGTGGTTGTTGATATATATGTATTCACTTGAGTACAGATAaagtgtctagatctattataaagagtagatgagatctaaactagactaatgatGAAGTCGTCGAATATCTCATGTAGTTTTAGTGTTTGCGTCAAGTTGCAGATGAGTTATGTTCTTTTGAAAAAGTCCTTCGAGGATCGGAGTTCCTGTCTTATACAAGGGTTTTGTACCTCTTTCTATTTTGTTATAGTCGATAGTGAGTTTTTTATCTTGTCTATCAGGAAAGATCAGATAAATTTAATTAGTATAATAATTGTTTTTGAGTTGGATAACCAATCGAGATTTTTCTAGTATGTGTTTTCTGGATTTCTGGAAGTATCAGGTACTATAAATTCGGTTTTGTAATATTTGGAATTGTTAATTATGTACATGATATACCTTATCTATATATGGTATACTTTTATGTGTATATACTTTATAGTTAAATATTCGACAGTAGCTTTCTAACTCTACTCGTAAGGAAGAGTTTATGTTATTTTCACTCGAGTATCGTCAAGtctaagcttggtcgagtatggTGGTTCAGGCTTCCAATAGAGAGAATTGAGTAATATTCCAAGTATTGAGTGGAAACATAATTGGATCGAGCGTCTTGCTGTTAATCGCACTCGAAGCTTAAGAAAGGACTAAAAGTTCGATTAGTCGACATTTGATTTCgaatagagttaaaaaaacctttcaaattTGAACTGATGGGTATAAGCGTATTTAATGTGAGCAGAGATTCGAACGATATCATCACTTCACCTTTCATGTCGATCGAGGCACCATTGAAACGTGTTTCGAACAATAATCGTTTTTCGAATTTGACTAGGAGATAATGTCTACTTATTCCCTCGAGGAGAAACCCTATTGCCTCATCTTTTCTGCTTTCGTCAGACTCTTGCTCTTGAATTTCTTCTCCAAAGTTTTTCAGCATTGTCTACTTTTGTTCGTGAAATTTTTGTTCTTCTCCCTCATGGAGGGAAATCTTGATTGGGCGGCTCTGCCATAGGGAGTGCTGGGCCTCGTCTCCAATAAGTTACCGCACTTGAAAGATTTCACTTTTTTCCACTGCTTATGCTCCACCCGGCGTGAAGTGCGTAGGGTAGCTGAGTTCGCACCATGGATCCTGTAAGGGTCGTTCGTGCATAATGATTGCTTGGTGGAGGTGCATTGTCTGGGAAGCAAAGCGATCTTTGACCTTCGTTTTCGAGGTTTAGTTGGCGGCAACTGGGAGATGATTAGGGCCTCGAGCGAGCTCTTGATCATCATCGAACGAGGGCGTCAGATCAAAGGTAGGGTGTTAAATCCGGTGATCGGATGATTTTTTGATCTCCCGCCACTCTCCTATGATGCATTCTAGGTGAACCTGGAGGGATGTGTGGTACGAAGGAATGAAAAGCTGTTTATAATTGTTGTTCCAAGAATGTCATGCTTCCATCTCTAGATGACAAAGGGCGTGCACGTATATTTTGTCGACAGGCCGTCGCGGTGGTTCCAGATCTGTAGTCGTAATTTCTGGTGGCATATTGCATATTTTTTGGATGGAATCACCTCAAGAGATCCATCTGGGACCATAGCAACATTGGAGTAGTCTATGCTTGAGTTTGAGCTCTGGCAACCCGGTATGGGGTGTACTCGGCTCATTCTGGACAAGACTCGCGCCTTTTTCTTGAAGTTCTAGGGCGACCAAATTGACGACCTTGCTGAGCACAATGCCTCAACGCCAATTTCTACTCATGTCTTTGGCGGTGACATCTGAGAGCCGCTAGATTGGAAAATTGTACCTTGGATAAAGGAAAGAACAATCCTACTGGGCTTGACATCTGAGGTTGTTCCACCGGTACCCGGGATTACCCATCCTGGCCAAATTTTGGGCTTTCACCGAACGAGCTCATCATACGATCGGGATGAGTACTTGGTGCTTGAGATTTCTTACCACGACCTAATTTCTAGTACGCTCAagttccttgaagggaattttaaGTGACGTTTTTGTAGGTGGCTGTCGCCCAAGCTTTCCCCTTAGATATGTAATAGGTTTCCTCATATGCTTTTGGATAGcaattgtaaaaatattttactgATATTTTGCTTAATCTATTATGCTATTGCTACTATTtacttgtcgatgaaatagagttagcatgaaTAGATACAAACTGATTAGCACATGCTATCACCACCCTTGAGATTATCTAACTATATATCCGTTAATACCTGAAAACTCGATTAAACAAGCCATTATATGTGTGACTTTCGAGTAATTACTCGAGGCGGTCAAAAAAAGAATGAGaaaaagactagtataaaactagaaacagaaCACATGAtggtcttttgcaaacttttactgAACTTGCACATTTTATCAGCATACGAATAAGAACTCGCCAGAGAGCACACACGAGACTAACTAGGACTTTCAAAACCTTTGTTAGTCGTTAGGCGTGAAATATTTGACAATCTCAGTGCCATTATATCTTATGAGGTGTAATTGTTCGTCATCGACTTAACAcatgcctctgttggttctatccaaCGCGATCAACGCAAAGACagataaatttttgcaaaaacacTTAAAAAAGAATATGATATTATAATGTAGCCCCTAACTCTCTGGTCGAGAAGATTTATTGAgtagagagtaagaaaga
Coding sequences:
- the LOC133919017 gene encoding DNA repair protein RAD5A isoform X4 yields the protein MGKEREREEQVAMVRAVLGEGTPEMDIIRALHMAGDDPTKAINILLDFLQKPPPSPSPSPSPPPAKPAKTLTESTPPSSVPTHPKPTAEKPKPAPAPATTNGGGEHWWLVGSAEMAGLATCKGRRIAPGDAVTFSFPNATAAAAAAGKSRPGRPGLASCSSGIMRFSTPNHGEVGRIPNEWARCLLPLLKENKIKVQGSCKSAPEALSIMDAVLLSVCVYINSSMFHDQKQSTPKAARVAPEDSTFHPLPALFKLIGLAPFKKAAFTPEDLYSRKRPIETKSSIGVPATKLTSEKLRLSSGGNEDDQDEETVSDSDLDDLIGITDSSALEERAPPDSLQCDLRSYQKQALHWMLQLEKGSSYQDAATTLHPCWEAYKLEDKRELVLYLNVFSGDATTEFPSTLQLGRGGILADAMGLGKTIMTIALLLSDSGKGCITTHHTTQICGEARGLGELPTHSHDAVKKLASPFSFSKLRKHKAPLIGGGNLIVCPMTLLGQWKAEIEAHTKPGIVNIYVHYGQNRPKEAGFVGQSDIVLTTYGVVASEFSTDGSIENGPLYSVNWFRVVLDEAHMIKSSRSLISLAAASLTADRRWCLTGTPIQNNLEDLYSLFRFLRVEPWRNWALWHKLVQKPYEEGDERGLKLVQSILKPIMLRRTKNSTDKEGRPIVTLPPANIEVKYCDLSEAEKDFYEALFRKSKVKFDQFVEQGRVLHNYASILELLLRLRQCCDHPFLVLSRGDTQEFADLNKLVKRFLHGGNGAVNGDSSCLPSRAYIEEVVQELQKGEGECPICLEAFEDAVLTSCAHRLCRECLLSSWRSATAGLCPV
- the LOC133919017 gene encoding DNA repair protein RAD5A isoform X3, translating into MGKEREREEQVAMVRAVLGEGTPEMDIIRALHMAGDDPTKAINILLDFLQKPPPSPSPSPSPPPAKPAKTLTESTPPSSVPTHPKPTAEKPKPAPAPATTNGGGEHWWLVGSAEMAGLATCKGRRIAPGDAVTFSFPNATAAAAAAGKSRPGRPGLASCSSGIMRFSTPNHGEVGRIPNEWARCLLPLLKENKIKVQGSCKSAPEALSIMDAVLLSVCVYINSSMFHDQKQSTPKAARVAPEDSTFHPLPALFKLIGLAPFKKAAFTPEDLYSRKRPIETKSSIGVPATKLTSEKLRLSSGGNEDDQDEETVSDSDLDDLIGITDSSALEERAPPDSLQCDLRSYQKQALHWMLQLEKGSSYQDAATTLHPCWEAYKLEDKRELVLYLNVFSGDATTEFPSTLQLGRGGILADAMGLGKTIMTIALLLSDSGKGCITTHHTTQICGEARGLGELPTHSHDAVKKLASPFSFSKLRKHKAPLIGGGNLIVCPMTLLGQWKAEIEAHTKPGIVNIYVHYGQNRPKEAGFVGQSDIVLTTYGVVASEFSTDGSIENGPLYSVNWFRVVLDEAHMIKSSRSLISLAAASLTADRRWCLTGTPIQNNLEDLYSLFRFLRVEPWRNWALWHKLVQKPYEEGDERGLKLVQSILKPIMLRRTKNSTDKEGRPIVTLPPANIEVKYCDLSEAEKDFYEALFRKSKVKFDQFVEQGRVLHNYASILELLLRLRQCCDHPFLVLSRGDTQEFADLNKLVKRFLHGGNGAVNGDSSCLPSRAYIEEVVQELQKGEGECPICLEAFEDAVLTSCAHRLCRECLLSSWRSATAGLCPVCRRSMSKQDLITAPTDSRFQVDVDKNWVESSKISALLLELEALRSSGAKSIVFSQWTAFLDLLQIPLLR